tatttgttcattttatttcaatgaAAAGTTCACAGCTCTTTCCATTCCAGTCGAGATGTCAAGAGCTCCCAGCTCATAAGATGCTTAAATATTAAGATTGGCCTCTGGCCCTCTGGGGCTATCTGCACACCTATTAAGTATTCAGAAAGTATCTCACAGCTGAAACGCTCATTCTGCGTGCCCCCATAGATAAGAGGATGTGCTGTGCAGTGTGAGGGGAAATGGGGCGACACCTCGTGGTGTCACTTCCACACTCAGATGCACGGCCCGACACCTGACAGCCACTCAACGGCGAGTGCTTGTCggattttaaaaataataacaaaacgaacggaaaatgtcaaaaaaagaaaaacgaaaccaacaagaatggaaagcaaaaatcatgcatgcaaaatgaaagcgaaaagaaaaatggGAAACATGACGGTCGCTGTATGGGATAGGGGCGAAGGAAGACAGTAGGAAAAGCTACCAAGAATGACAGgacacatttgtatgtgtcAGCTAAATGAAAAGCCACACACTCAGAGACACAGAACAATGGATAGTTTTTGTAGATATTCCTAGTATTGTTCCACTATGACTTTAAGGAGATCTTTGTAAGTATTTTGAGGTCTGTAAGGGCAAGGTAATTTTGATTATGATCCGAGAATCACCAAAAGGGTATACAGGAAATGCAGTTTAGGAATTACTGgagtttcattcattttctCACAACTctgcaaattttaattaaagtctCTTGAAAGAGAGATATGCCCCCAAGGGTATCTAAAATTGAAGCACCCGAACACCCTACCATTTCGTCCTcttcttttgtattttggatctcccgctgctgctggagagcCGGAAACCCCGAAAAACTTAAAAGATGTCAAGGTTGATGAGTTTGTATCTGCGGAAAACATGCACCGACACACGCTTGCCCCAGGCACAAGTCAAAGTTCggacaaaagttttgcaaattCAATAGACAACAATAAGCGAGGAGAGGACAGGCGAGTTGAAACCATTTTGTGGCTGGCTATGATGGAGAGGCTGTGTGTCGCCACTCTGCCAGCACCCGACATCCCCGGCATCTCCGAGGCCCCGATGACAGCACAAATATGCAAAGTCAAGTGGCAATTTATCATGCAATGCAGCGAAGCGCCCCGCGGTGCCAAAGGTGGTGGGTCCGGGGCCCCACCGCTGCGAGGGCCACTGTGTGGGGTTAAGTGGCAAACTAAATTGAAACGGCAGCGCCGCACTATGCGTGGGCTGGTGACACGCCTCCAACTAACGCTGTGGcaaccgctctctctctctctctctctctctctccctaccACTCTTTATCTCTTCCTATTCTCTGAAACCCCTTGGACATTAAACGCAGAGTGatttgtttgtacatatttttggcGGGAGAGTGTAtaatagagagagggagagagtatCAGAGAGATTTCTGCATTTGTAATAGACATTTGTGTAAGACActtatttgttgttaaaatatttacgaCAACCTCTTCAGGattaaatacacaaatatacGATGTTAGCAACTCGTTTATACATTGCTCAAAATCGATGATGGAAAGTAGTTATTTATTTACGTACGTATTTCGATAGATAACCTCTTAGCTATATTgcttctctgtttgtttgcgaAACTACAGCTAAATAAATGACTGAATAAATTACCTCTTCTAAATACTTCGCCCAAGCACTATTTTatgtacaaaatgttttaactAATACAATCATGTTTGTCTTGTCATCGTAGTCTCTGCCGTCATAAAAGTACTCCCAAATAACACACCATTTTATTGGTACCAACTGCAATAGAGCGATATCACAGCGGATAGAATATTATATGAGGAAGCTTGAATAAACAGAACCGAGTTTGGATGTTTACACATTTTCCGCCCGCTTTTCTTCTGGCCGCTCTAGGGTCGGGCCTCGTGGCGGTGTTTGTTTTCAGTTCGCTTGGCATTAAAATCGATGCGACGCTGACCTTTCCCtcaattaaaagccaacacatacatacgaaTACAGGGCAGGCACAGTGCCGGCGTAAAGTAATGGGGCACTTTTTCAGCAGAGGCGTTGCTGTCGACACTTTACCTCATTAGCGACAGCAGCCGCTTGTATAATTAATGACTGTGCCCCCCGTGCAGGCTTCATATTGATTCTAATTTGTGGAATTTACTGGATAAATATGATAAATACAGGAGAGGGAAAGGCAGAAGGACTACTCGAGCGGAATTCCACCCGACTGGCCTGCCTGTTCCGAGTGCAACTTGATCGGGCGAGAAAGGAGCACTTATCCCGGCAACCGAGGAATGTAATTAACCAGCCCCGATTTGGCTTAGCTTGGCTTTGTCACTCTTCTGGTCAATCCGAGGCAGTTGGTCACTCGACAATCCCTGGCGGAAATGCTTGACAACCGCAGGGCGGTTGATGGGACCCGACCCCGGAAATGCTCTCTACTCTGCTGCTGACAAGCCTCAAGAGATCCCAACCAAAGACACTCGTCCCCGTCAGTAAGtgaccacagcaacagcagcagcaggagcagcagcagcaatggcagctcGGTGTGGGAGCAAAGGCATTGCGGTAGAGTCAGAACGGGTTGTCAGGGAGCTGGGAAAGACGGAGTAATATGCGTAATTAAACAAAACCGCAAGTGGGACACAGCAACAGGAATAACAGCAACGAAGTCTGGGGGAAAAAGGACACCACTGCTAAGAGCAGATACGAATACAGcgtatatatacataagtagGGATAGTCTGACTACAAAGGGAATACAGTTTTCGGATGGGGTAGATGCAATGCACTCACTGCAAAAGGGTCATCAGTTTTGCACAATGATGAAAACTCTCACTGGCGGATACGCTTCTCGGACatataaatttgttaattCAAGAATTTATCTGTAGCTAAATGACCTACGAAATGAGCACAGAAATCTCCATCCAGATGTAGCTCATCTTCTCGCTTCTTAATTCCACTACAAAGTGTGACACAAATTGATGATACCCTTTGGCAAGAGATGACACAggatttaaattaaatatttgtagaaaCAATTCTGAGTAagaacagagccagagagaaaaTGTCCTGGCAAGAGATGGAGATAAAAtcaaaggaaagagagagagagagtcagagccgTGGGAGGCGGGCCCGACCCATAAAGCAAAAAGAGCCCAAAAATGCAGTGCCACATAAATGTGGAGCATGCAGATTGAAGTGTCGGGGCTGTGTCAGCcggaaatggggaaatggaaacgcCGGCCCGTTGGAAAATCAGAGGCATGTTCCTGGCTATGGAAATGCCATTCAAAAGGAGCTTAAAATTGAAGAACCACGCCCCAAAAACACGGAGCCCGCGAACTCTTGATGCCATAGAAATTGATCCAAAGACAAAAGGGCAAATAATGCTGACAAAAGGAGAGCAAGCCACAGCAGAGCCCGAGTCGAAGTGCAACAGatacttttatatatttaagaTACAACGTAGAGGTTTCATATGTAGATGCAACGATGTGCCATCGATTTTCTATTAGCCACGAGACACTTCAGCTAGAAAACTAAATACGTATACCGACAGAAAATATTGATAAAAACGTAACTGGTGGAAAATGAGgaaaaacgaaaggaaaacTGACACAAACATAACAAAGAATAAAGGTATAGTACGGCGAAAAGATACCCTCTTCTTTATTGTTGATAAAGGTGATAGACTTGACAGGAAGACAACATATTCCTTACCATTATTTAACAATACATAATggtcatacatatgtatgtatctttatATCTTTCTGGTGTCACAACATTATGTAGTATGCATACATAGGCCATACCCACTGTACCAAGAGTACTTAAGGGACAACACACTGTAACACTTTTTTGCAGTGTTTATGTAATCATAAATATCTTGAGTGCGACGTAAATACGATCGCACAAATATGCCTCGCGGACAAGAGTGCAAGGTCGGCCTCTTTCACGTAACCGACGGCACCCAAACATGATCCGTTTGAATGTGCATGCATGCCCCTCGCGACCCCCGCTATCAGCAGCGCTGggcaaatacatatacaaacacacatatatgaatattaaataCGTAAATGCCGGAGTTCCTGGCAGCGCAGCTACGCTGCCCTAAGCTAAGTAGAACTGAAGAAATATACTCGAATTCATTGAATAAAGCCAACTCAAGAAAGACGGAAGTCTTTACatctacaaataaaataaaacttgtCTACAATTAAGTAGTAACACATGCAATATTTTTTTACCTATGTGAGATCATAGAGATTTAAGCACACtgatttcaatatttatatttttattttgttccaCACGATTCCAATACACCCAAAAGCTCTTATCCAATACcgggtaaaaaaaaacaaccacaTTATGAATAAAACATAAACTCGTAACTTGTCAAAGGCATCGGAAAGAACATAATAAATTGTGTCCATGAGACAGAGAATAAAACAGAGAACGGAACGGGGTAGAGAGAGCTCCTCATACTCATACTATCAAAGCCACTGTCACTgaaccacccacacacaccacccagCAATGTCaggccatggctatggctgggCGGGCCGAAAACTCACCTGTTAGGGCTGCCAAATTTAGCATAAATCCAATTAGCCGCATCGCGTTTTCCACTTTTAACGATtgttattaataatattaataataattccacTCGTAATGCTCGCGACTGGATGAATTATCTCatttatttaatacaaaaGTTGCGCCGCGAGAGCTTCACTTCAATTGTTTTGACttagtttttcaatttgtgttgttttgctttgccccTTTTTTGGACACGATACGACACCGATCCGCCGGATCCGAGCGAAATCTCACGGAAATCTCACGACCAGCTTAgccggagagagagcgagagagccacCGGGGAGAGAGACACCGGGGAGAGAGACGAAGTGAACGAACCAACAACGAACGGTATCTAATCAGAATTGGGGCTTGCATGGTAAAACTATACAAGGTAAATAAGTCCGAGCAGCGAGAGCTCCCAACATTTGTTGCTTCAACATCGCTGTTCGAAAATGAGGGGCATTGTTGTATCGCATatgagaaataaaatacaaatacacgGCTTAAATGCTGattttttcttcaattttttGCATCCTgctgttgaaatattttgatggcTAAATACCGTTTAAAAGCGTAAAAATACCGATAAGTGTGTAGCAACATTTGTTGCTACAACACTGCAGTTCGAGAATGAGGGGCATGGACTTATGGTCATTGCCCCTCCTTTtgtataaaataataacagcAGCTATAAAAGTGCACCACAAGCTTTTTGAATCATAAATCTCGGAATGTATAGCTGGTTCTGCTAGAAAACTGCTTACCAAACTTGGTACATATCTTGAAATTCTGAACGGTATACCAGTATAAAGTGCTATAAAGCTGCAACCTCAAACTTGGGACGACGACACCTGGTGCTGTGGAGCAGAGCTAGAAAAGCCAATCCATAGCTCGACAGCATGAAATTGTCAAATTGTTGTCTGACACGAGCTGGGTGGCTTGACAGTGAATGTTGCGAGTTTACGCCTAAAAATACCGAGTTACCTGTGTAATCGGTCAGGCTCTTTGACCTTTTAAACTTGAATCTTATTTTGTAGCCAATCCAATAAAGAAAAATCATGATAACTATCCAATCTTGTGCAGTATTTAATGAGGATTCGagtaaaattatagttttaaaGCTTAGAGTCCTAACTAGTTGGTAACATTAAGCAGAAGatcaaaatcgaaaaaaattattttagatttacggtatattttgaaaataaggTTTATTTTTAGGTATATATTTGAGGGacgtcggtatattttatcgataattcaaCGGTCACactttatgttttgttttggttcgcAAAATCGCAAAAAATGCCGGGAAAAAGGTAAATTGTATTCACTaacatacataattatgcaTTATAACCATTCTCCAATGCATTTCAGAGCTCGACGCCAGCTGattaagaaaaaacaaaggcaaagaagACGACAGAAGCATGCCAAAGAACGCGACAGGCTGGagcaagaagcagaagccaagAGACTGGAAGACCCCGTCTTGCAGAAATGGCTCCAAAAACAGTCGGAGCTggaggatttccagcgattgGCTGCCGAACGCCAACAgcaagaagaggaggaggcctGGCTACGACGCGAAGCCCTCGCTCAGCGCCAATTTAGTTTGGATGCGGCCAAACGTCGCCAGGAGGAGGCAGAAATGGAACATTTGAGGGATGAAGAGGCAGCGGCGTTCGCCAAACGAGAAGGGGAGCAGAAAAATCGGCGTATTGAGCGGCAAAAGTTTGCCGAAAAAGCTGCCTGCGAGTTTGAAGCGATGATGAAGAGCATGGACGAGTACCTGAACAACGCAAAGCAGGAAAAGCCACCGAATCATCTGCTGCGTATGGTGGAAACACACCCCGAAGAGCGTCCCTGCGAGTTCTTCACTCGCACAAACTCCTGCCGCTACGGACACAGCTGCACCTTCAACCACAGGCGTCCCATGCTGGGAAGGATCCTCTTGATCCGCCACTTCTTCAAccactcgctgctgcagcacaagAAGGTGCACAAGGAATATGCGAGTGGCGATGAAGGGTTGGAGCAGACGGAGCACGATCTGCGCAGCGACTACGACGAGTTCTTCAGCGATGCGGTCACAGAGCTGGAGAAATTCGGGAAAATTGTCAATTTTCGTGCTTTGAGGAATACGCTGGAGCATCTTAGTGGTCATGTTTTTGTGGAATACGCGAATGAAAAGTTTGTCTTGGCTTTGCACCCAAGTAAAGAGTTTCTTTATTAATTTCACCTTTCTCTTCAGATGTGCCCTACGTGCTTTTATCAATCTGCAAGGTCGCTACTACGCCTCCAGGCGCCTCAACGTGGAGTTTTCCAATCTTCACACCTGGCGTGGCGCGGTCTGCGGTACGTGAACTGCATGCCAAGAGCCGTATCCTTTGacaaaaccaaccaaaaccaTTTTAAAACGCTCGCATCTTATTTATTATACCATTTTTTATTCAAATCTATTGATTCTTAAAGGTTTGTCCTTAACACGCAAATGTCCCAAAGGTAATAGCTGCGGCTATCTGCATTTGTTTCGCAATCCGAACAATTTGTTCAACAAGGACTTGGAGCACACGACTACACCAAGAAGTGCCCGCAATTCAGGAAAGTCTCCCCTGCCCAAGACACCAAGGTAATGTTATTTATGGTGCTTCCATTTTCTAATTCTTGATTATAAATTCTATTGGAGCAGCTGGAATGACGGTGACGATGACCGCGGCAGGAACTGGCGCTGGTCGGAGAGTCcagaactggaactggagaaCTCCAAGGCTTTGGGCAATCATATTCAAAAGtcaaggagaggagagcacgATCTCAAGAGTCCCCGCCACACTGAGCATCATTCCAGATCAAGAAACGGCAGTGATCGCAGGTCAGATTGGAGTTCAACCAGATCTAATCGTGATTACTCTTCGAGAAGAGATCTTAGATCAAATGATGACTGCCACTCCTCCAGATCTAATCGTGATAGTAGTCCAAGTCCTAGATTATCGACTAGATCCCACCAGGAATTAAATTCTCGCTCCAGATCCCCTCGGCACCACCAAAGACATagaaaataaaaggcaaaGTATTCGTTTAAATTTGTGTTATGGGATCTTTACAAAATTTTATTCAATCTCTTTGTGGGTGGAGGAGGAATTATGAGTGTTTCAAACAAGAATACTAAAgagattttcaatttgttgcaaagTCCGATCAAAGTTCCAGTAtagtataaatatttcttctcctttttcgtGTGTGCTTAGTGGTCGGAAAACGACTCAATTGTTAGTCACGGAGTGGTGTTCTACGTGTAAAATTGGCAGTTTCGGAACGAGAGTTAGTGAAATACAATATAGCCGGGTGGAAAGGGAATACGAGTGAGTGCTGGGGGGGTGAGAGAAGTATGCATGTAGGTGGTAAGATCGGAAATTATAAATTCTAAAGTCTATTTGTCTTGCTTTCTTCCGTTTTCGTCgtacacatacaaacaaaaattatacaaaaactCGTTTAAGGAATATTATAATAAGTAGCTTTAAAATTAGGCAAACAACACGACCTTCTTATAGACGAATGCCAGgatttgtggcagccacatagcgcagcagctcctcgttgtcCTCACAGATGACGGGCTTCTCGTGGTAGCAGGCAACATCGTGCCATGCAATGCCATCGTTGTACACGTTGTTCAGCACGGACAGACACTGCTCCTTGGTCTGGTTGATGTCGTACTCGGCATTGTCGGGCTGTGGACGCTTCTTGTGGCCGGTCTGCGACCAGGGATTGTAGCCCCATCCCTGTGGAATGCGGTTGGTGGCCTGGATCTTCTCGCGAGTTGCGGACCAGAACCATCCATACACGCTCTTGGGCTCCAGATCGGGACGGTTCTCGCAGCCAGCAAAGTCACAAATGCGGCCTGCTGTCCAGATGTATGGGACATCGTTCTGCTGGATCACACGGAAGATCAGATTGTTTTTCTCTTGGGTCTCCAAAGCCACCAGGTCCATGCAGTATTCGCGGCACAGGTTACGGCCATCCAGCCAGTCGACCTTCTTGTTGGCCAAAGCGGGCACGTGGGTGGTTAGGAACATGTTTTTGCCGCGGTAGGAGAACTCCTTGGGGCCTGCAACAAAAGATAGAAAGAGTGTGATTAGCC
The sequence above is a segment of the Drosophila subobscura isolate 14011-0131.10 chromosome U, UCBerk_Dsub_1.0, whole genome shotgun sequence genome. Coding sequences within it:
- the LOC117900933 gene encoding uncharacterized protein LOC117900933, which produces MKVTLALATFCVVAACGHAARTTTTTTATKPGRFLSLPVPAKCASRPKEFSYRGKNMFLTTHVPALANKKVDWLDGRNLCREYCMDLVALETQEKNNLIFRVIQQNDVPYIWTAGRICDFAGCENRPDLEPKSVYGWFWSATREKIQATNRIPQGWGYNPWSQTGHKKRPQPDNAEYDINQTKEQCLSVLNNVYNDGIAWHDVACYHEKPVICEDNEELLRYVAATNPGIRL
- the LOC117900932 gene encoding U2 small nuclear ribonucleoprotein auxiliary factor 35 kDa subunit-related protein 2 isoform X2: MPGKRARRQLIKKKQRQRRRQKHAKERDRLEQEAEAKRLEDPVLQKWLQKQSELEDFQRLAAERQQQEEEEAWLRREALAQRQFSLDAAKRRQEEAEMEHLRDEEAAAFAKREGEQKNRRIERQKFAEKAACEFEAMMKSMDEYLNNAKQEKPPNHLLRMVETHPEERPCEFFTRTNSCRYGHSCTFNHRRPMLGRILLIRHFFNHSLLQHKKVHKEYASGDEGLEQTEHDLRSDYDEFFSDAVTELEKFGKIVNFRALRNTLEHLSGHVFVEYANEKCALRAFINLQGRYYASRRLNVEFSNLHTWRGAVCGT
- the LOC117900932 gene encoding U2 small nuclear ribonucleoprotein auxiliary factor 35 kDa subunit-related protein 1 isoform X1, with amino-acid sequence MPGKRARRQLIKKKQRQRRRQKHAKERDRLEQEAEAKRLEDPVLQKWLQKQSELEDFQRLAAERQQQEEEEAWLRREALAQRQFSLDAAKRRQEEAEMEHLRDEEAAAFAKREGEQKNRRIERQKFAEKAACEFEAMMKSMDEYLNNAKQEKPPNHLLRMVETHPEERPCEFFTRTNSCRYGHSCTFNHRRPMLGRILLIRHFFNHSLLQHKKVHKEYASGDEGLEQTEHDLRSDYDEFFSDAVTELEKFGKIVNFRALRNTLEHLSGHVFVEYANEKCALRAFINLQGRYYASRRLNVEFSNLHTWRGAVCGLSLTRKCPKGNSCGYLHLFRNPNNLFNKDLEHTTTPRSARNSGKSPLPKTPSWNDGDDDRGRNWRWSESPELELENSKALGNHIQKSRRGEHDLKSPRHTEHHSRSRNGSDRRSDWSSTRSNRDYSSRRDLRSNDDCHSSRSNRDSSPSPRLSTRSHQELNSRSRSPRHHQRHRK